The Plasmodium chabaudi chabaudi strain AS genome assembly, chromosome: 4 nucleotide sequence TGATTATAATGACGATAGTGAGGAAGACGATGAAGATGATTTGTTTAGCGAAGACGATTTTGATTATgatgaatttataaaagacattgaaaatagtaaaagattatataaagaacAAGCACAACAATTtgagaaaaaagaaaataccCCCAACACAAGCTCAAGCAATAAACATGACGCTCCCAAAAGTGACGATACCCCAAATGAAGATTACAACACTGAactttagaaaaaaaaatatatcaaatacacaattttccatttatttttttttttttttatgtctaATTGAGACATAGTTCAATGCGTTATGTGCATGCTCATTTTGTATACCaacttattaattttttcgaCACATtcatatgtatttattttgcacTTTGAAAGATacttcaaattttttaaacacaaaaatgtttttttttaaattgtaaGCAATCGTTTTTCGGTTTGCATTCGCTCGAATGGTTCAAGAGGTAAAAGgttaatacaaattaataaataaataaatccCAATGCTTGCAAAGCAAAGGGGTGGTAGTGGAAACAAATGGGAGGTACAAACACAAACCAAGGAATATATGCTGGCATGAAGTATGGCAACTAAACAGCTAAATATGGGACCGCTACATATtcatatacttttttttaagctaGCCAAATAGGTATTTCTTCTATTTTATTGATCTGGTTactgcatatattatatgcataaacgAGTTATGAAAGATTTATAAAaacttatttaattaaagtTTAAAGTCTAAGTTTTAAAAACTATGAAACATACTGTATAAgggaattatataatatatacacagacttgtgtaaatatatgaaaaggaatataaattaacaaTTAAAACATGACTTGTTCAtgcaaaataaatgaaaaaaaaaaaattaataacatatacataaaatgtAATCACATTAGCTATTCAACTTATTAATGTATGATGTTATATTGTcatcattaaaatatgtatttatattttttctattttgaatattttctatattttcattaatacAAATAGTTTGTTCTTCTCcgtctttatttttaatttttttaacaatccatttattttcgcttaataatttttcaatttcttccgcattttccatatttaaatattccgatatttgttttatggaaattttttcaaaacttAATGTTAtagaatttaaaatatacttTCTAATATTGCatgtaaaattattataattttgtaaaaaggaataatcataattattattttcttcgcttttattatttatacaatcccataattttttaaattgacATTCTTTAATTAGATCGTGTAAATATACAACACcctttatattatcatcatataagtttggatttattaaacttaaatatatattcatatctacggtatttatattatataaaacgCATACTAAAATTTTCTTAATTACAGATTTGTCATAGCAATGTGgatataaacaaaacaaTCTTAGTAGTGTTAGCATAACTtcattatcaaaatattcattattttcaaaggCTATATCGACATAATCGCTTAGTACttctaaaaaaatggaaaaaaggaaaatatagAGTATGTAGATATGTATACAAATGgtgaaaattaaaaaaaattcagaaaaaaaaaacgggTGACATGGCTGTAGCGGTGTGCTAGCCATTTTGTTGGATATTTCATATgcccatatatatatgtgtgtgcatATTTGATATCCATAAGTTTAGTATTAGCCCAATGAGATATATTATAGTAGGaaactatttatttttttaatagttgtgaaagatataaaaatgagcacgcttttttatattattattattattgggGATGCTCGATTTATTCTATTTACGCCATCggatatatattctttcaCCATGTTTCCACACCAATGcactttaaaaataattcaagcaacatacataaatttttactaaatatattttctactTACTTAGTTTGGATGCATTAAACATCATATGGGGGTAAACCTTTATAGCTTGAACTTCCTCTATAATACTGTTGATatccattttgtttttattttttgtatattattaaaaaaaatatatatatttgtattaatatattataatataagcCTTAAACGATTTGTCAGAACTTATATGCattgttcatataaaaaagggctttctttcatataataaataatataccatacatttaaagaattaattaaaaatgtatattatatatattatcaataaaaaaaatatattacatgtatttatttaattattttttatatctcttttatttaattcgattaaaaaaaatgaacaaacaaacatataaaaaaaaaacgagtTACTTATTCAACGtgggaaaaaatatgggaacgttaaaaaaaaaaaaaattatagaagAATTGGGAAATCcccaatatattttttattgcctattattaattatacactaacatattattaaatgaaaaaatgtaaaattaattatccaaacaattttatataaatacaaaaatatttatttaaatagttttccattttttttttattacaatgTTTCCATCTTATATTacacaaaattaatatttatattaatacatcataatatttttatacatattaatttagttatataattcatactatatatatatgataaaacaaattttttcattctaATTTTGtgaagtttttttttgtttattttcccaaaattattgttaatcataaataatactttgttttttattgtaacattatttattttttttttttttttcgaaacacataataaaaagaaatcaaaaaaataataaataagtgTAAATGCATAAAACCCTTCTAATCATGTTTTAATAAGTAGTATTAAATTCAATTAGTAATCATCCcccaaataaatatatataaataaatattatatataaggaTTAGGGGGGGAATAGGAAAAATTGTGAAGAACAGGAGTGGATATGACGAAGAGGATTCTATAAGTATGATTCAGCAAATTATACAGTATTAAAGCAAGATCgttgaaatataaaaactaaGATGTATTCTCTTTATGTTAACAACCAACATGGTACTTTAGTTTATCAAAAGGTAcgtatttatattgtataCGCTGCTATGCATaagcaatatatataatataactatatatttttgacttgaatataatattttataaaacctTCTTTTTAGCATTTTAgcgaagaaataaaattaaatagtaATGAAGAAATAAGACTTGCTTCTATGCTACATGGTATTTCAACAATTtctgaaaaaataaatgttaaTTCATCcttaaatacaaaaaatatatttaaattattagaaaaaaaaggtatCGAAACAATTGAAGGGAATGGTTTTAAAATTCAATGTTATGATACTTTAActggaataaaaatatttgcaGTTCACAAAGATGACTTAAACATTGAGTTGGgcaaatatttaaaaagggtatatgaattatatagTGACATCATATTAAAGAATCCATTTTATGATATTGATATGCCAATACGTTCAGAAACTTTTAATGAGCATATCGATAAgcttttttcaaatataaacTGATCAAGATAATATATCTATTATATCCATTCATTGATATTTCTCGAGGCGTCATACGCATTTATACGTACATACATACATGCCGTATATCACACACAAATAAAGGCATAGTTtgtattcattttataaaatatagcacacacacacattttgataattttttttatttaataaagatATTAATCACATCCAACCGTATTTCGAAAATTTCGAATTATTACAaaacatatgtataaaatgAGTTTGTTTCTTAATATAGTTATTTTGTTTGACGCAGCAAGTGTTGCCtttcttttaataacaTTTCTTATGCTGACTTTTAATGAAGAAAGCATAGAGATAAGCAAAGCACATAaagaaaatggaaaaaagcCTTTAATCCTATCTATATTGCTATATGCAGtcatattattgttattgttTGTATACAAAGCATATAAAAGCAAACGTAAGTTGTacaacaaatatttttttaagaaaaaagatTCTCCTAAATACGTTCAGCTACCCAGCACCTATTATTCATCAAATGACGAATGTGAGCAATATGAgctaaacaaaatatagaaaagaaaaatatgcaatattATAGTGaaacaaacaaaaaacACCATTTgcaaacatttttttatacagaATACTCGCGTATTAAATGTGTATTTTCATGTGTATATGTATTTGCTGTTATGgatatgatttatttttatacataaaagAAGGGAAAagaattttaaattattaaatggctatattatatatatgcatatttatttatatacctttttttttttattcatttttttattcattttttatgcattttaGCTAgctgtttttatttatttttttttttataaatattatgtgtAAAACCAtaaattaacaattttttgtatttttataataattaagagatttaaaaaataatatgcttttaatatgatttcttatgataaaaaaatatagttttttcttttaaaagttTAAAATCTGATTAATGTGCATTTTACATTCTTTTATGTATTTCCCATTCAATTTATATTCTCATTataattagaaaaatacacttgtgaaaaatattatatatttttcctttcacctaataaaatgaaatgcAACAAAAAGTGTGGCTTATTGTGTTTGAATATTTCaaattgtaataaattatatgcactttaatattacaaggggaaaataaaattatttgaaagctgaaaatgtattaaacaaacacatttataaattcgTAACATAAGTATTACTCATATTCCATATattgtaaattatttatttgtatccTTTGCGCATATACACGCAATTTtcctaaaaaaataattatatttatgttttatttgttttttactttaagtattttcttttattggTATAAGGAAATTTGTtcctgtttttttttatatacagtGTATGATATTGTGTGCgttatatttgtatgtaaatttttggatattttctttttcgtAATTTTGtcagtatttttttcatttttcttatgtgaattaaaaatataaataatttttgattattacatatgctttttatgcaaatattttatgaatgcAAATACATACAGGGATAGTACATTTTTGAAAAGGtgtgaaaatgaaattccTCAAGCTAAATTATTACAATGgggaaatatatgaaaagtataaaattaacaatatCTTATCTTTATTAGTTGATAATCACAAAtttcaaaatgaaaatatagacTTCCATGAACTAAgtaccaaaaaaaataattacagTATCATGGCTCTTTTGGGAAGCCAAatcaaaaatttaaatgatgatatataCAAAGACATCGATacaaatgatataattttagCATTATCACAATTAAAACAAGTGGAAGagcaaatattatttaatgaaaatcaaaacagaaattatattttagaaTTGGCTGAACAActatattatgaatataccCAAAAAGGCTTAATACCAAATGatcatacatataatataaatgaaaaaagaaattttatgaatataaatttagaattaatgaatgaaataaataatggaatacaaaattatgaaagAAAAGTTCATGAATTATCTCAATTTCctgaagaaaaattaaaaagggatgttaatacatattatgATGAAATCGACCCGTTAAATTcgaataaaattaattaccttttaaatgataatgatatgttttatagtataaaacaaaatacaTTCTCTGAAGGAAATGATGGTATcctaaataatgatatatataataataataatgctgataattttttaaatataaatgataatatgaatACTGGTGATGcacatttaaatattctaaaGAATGCAAATGTtgatcataataataatgaatatgaaaattttatgagCTTAATAGctgataataaattaaaaaatagaaattcATTTGCTGGAGAAGCTTATGACAATTTtagaaattttaataaagatGCCTTAAGtatcaataaaaatagtattaacattaataatagtaatgtAAATACCAAAAatggtaataataatttacttcattataataaagatgAAACAAATAGTAGTACCTGTTGTAATAGTGTAGGGAATATTAATGAAGAcctgaatatttataatgatataaataagaatACTGGAAATTATAATGCAAGAAGACATTTTAGTAACGCGGGTCATTTGGAATTagatgaaaattatttatttaaggATAGAACAAAAAtggatttattaaaaaggaaaacacaatatgataaaattgaaGAAGGATTTCCAAAACCACATCATCAACGAAATACTGTAAACGGAAATGTAACgcataatgaaaatattcatggaaacaatttttatgatgtagatatgaataaaataaattctaACATACCTAGAGGTTATAGTAATatgaatgataaatatgatgaacataaaatatttttaaaaaaagatgatataaattatgataataataataatgaattgAAAATGGGCATGAACAGTGTATATAACACAAACTATGATTTGCGTACTAACCagtttaatgaaaataaaaatagtaataatatatttaataataacatgaaaaataatgtagGAAATAATGTATTAGATAATTTAGATAAAGCAGAACAAGAAATTGTTAATaagcatttaaaaaattcgcTTGCACATAATGATTATACAGCAAGACGTATGAgttctatattattaaaccAGACTACTACAAATAAAGAAGCACtaaataatagaaaatcATTTGATGctcataatataaataaatttgttaataaagATATGAACGATTATAATAGTGCAATGTctttgaataaatatagtgGAGGTGATCCCAAAAAACGTTTTACAACAGATACAAATAACAGTAGTAGTTTTATATTGAGCtctataaataaacataataatactCATGATAATTCCTTTAATGTAGTTAACAATTTTGAAAGCAAGAGATTCTCAGCTATACCAAAAGATAATTTTTCTCGAAATAGCTTTATGAAAGatgtttatttaaatgaaaaaaatcttacttataataatttggaCAGAAGAAATTATTCCAATACCATACATACACCaagtaaattattaaatgcgGATAATATGAGCAATTTTTCGagaaatattcaaaaatcAGTTGAATCAAATATGAAcacatatacaaataaatattctaGGGCGTTAGACATAAATGATTTGAATAGCAATACTAGTAGAAACTACATGAACAGTTCTAATAGCATAAAAAGTGAACATACAAGTGTTAGAGATAATTATGCAAAAATGCTTGATCGATCAAAGTCTATGTCATCGCAAATATATAGCAGAGTCCCTCATACACGGAATTATTTGAAAGCAAACATGTAACATAGAATATACAGtgcttatatttattccttTTGTATGAATTGTGCATATGAATAGTGGTGCTTAACAATTAAGAGCTTTTATCAGAGACTTTATTagtttatatacatttttttattttttttgtatttttccACCATTTAATCATTGCCTATTTGATTAGCTTATAGAGcaatgcaaaaaataaagcattCTATAAATTTCGGCTTTATGTCttttgaataatttaatgtattgatatgtttatttatataaatatgtttttttttgtgatacaattttttatacattattttagcaacttataaatttgataatatgtaataatattttagcaaataaaaactttatttttgttgtaTACCTCAAAATTGGAATATACATTTAAGCTTTAATATGTTTtgccatttttattacccGTTGCAAAATAACATTTCAGAACTATCCGATCAGCTGAGCATAGTttggctatttttttttattaaaaattctgaacgttaataaaaataacaggTATTTTATGActgttaataattttttttgcaatatatttaaatgtgTGTAagttcaaaataaaataaataaaaataaatgaaaatgaatgaaaatgaatgaaaataaataaagctGAAATGaacttaaatatatatgcatatatgtagATAGCACATTAagtaataatgaaaaatatgttttgaAGAAATGAGTAGAATAActaactttttaaattatgttatttaaaaaaataaaaataaataaatgtagtaacgctatatatatagctgacaacataaatatatgaatagaaaaaaattaaacaagaactaaaaagacaaaattggaattaattaaaaaaaaaaaattcattctTTATTAAAGTATAATGCTTAATACTGATTTGGCAAAGCCTGAAGTTGACCTAACCGTTTGTGAATATACAGATATTCCAATGCATGTATCATTAGCAACATATGAATATACATTTGATCCTTGGACAAATGACTCcagatatttatattcacaTGCCAATATGCACACAGAAATCCACGAATTAAACGTTTTAATGAGATCCAAAATTCCATGGTGATACactatttaatttgtttattatataaaattttattcatatttatattatagtaCTTTTCATTCATCTTTCGATTGATTGCCTTATTTGGGGGCAGAAATGTGTGTGCCTATGTTTATCTGTTCttactatattttatacaaatgacataaataaaataattctcTATATGTTTTACTTATTCTCAAGGATTTCAGTATTCTTTATTTCAGCGTTTTCATATGCTATCATGCTTGTTTGTTTCATGGTCATATTCCCAATATACAGATATGAACAATATGAATCATTGGCATTTACATTTtcttgtatatttttagtcGCATTTATACACTATATGATGTGTATTATTTGTAGATATTTGATCactaaaaatgttattttatcaGTTGAATCAAAAATCAAagaattaaacaaaaagtataaacatgaacaaatatattttaagcTTATTAACTTTCGAGGACTTGGATTTagatatttaaaatttttgccaatttttaaaaaaaacatttattttacctTACGAGTTGTTTATGTGtattgtaaaataatttaatatatttttaaaccaaaaattgtttatatattttatgtttttttatttacatttttattgttcatacattttctttatcacttttttcttcattgtCTATGCTTTCAAATTGGTGTAATGCtcttagtttttttttaatatttataatttttttccattctatttttcatttctttaACTTATTTGACACTAAAAATTTGATTGAACTAAAGGAGAAtgaacaaattattatagttactaaaaaaattaaaaactgGCTTGCTTAAAATAGCActtcttcttttttaactttGATGTTGagtttgaaaaatttactatttgtataatatgGATGTagattaattttatatgctATACCATTTTGATGTGtaacattttcattattttattttttccattttatgaTGATTCAGAAGATTGGTATGAATTATTACTGCTACCTTCAGAGTCAGATTTATTTGAATCATTTGAGCGGTTATCTacttttctttcttttttaatatcatcACTTCTGTCACTGCTATTTGATGATGATCGTGAATTTTCTTCACTAGAACTTGATTCGCTAgatttatttctttccCTAGACTTAGAGCGATATCTGCCCCTTCTTCGGTCCCTACTTCTGTCTCGACTTCGATGCCTGTTTAGTCCTCTATGTTTATCTCTACTCCTATCTCTGCTTCGATCTCTAACTCTGTGTCTGTTCCTATATCTTCCACTATCCATTCGTCTTTCCCTTTCTCTTTCTCTTCTGTCGTTTCTTTCCCTTACTATATGGCCTCTTCTTCGATCATCGTTGtcgtttttttcatattttaaatatttatctcgtttttcttttctttttttatattcagaGGATCTACTTTCGGATGATGAAGAACGACTAGAGTGCCCATCCGAATCAGAACTTTTATTGTTGTGCCTATTTATTGGtcctttataattttttttatttttataagtaCTTAATGATGAAGAATCGGATTGTATTGAAATTGATTTTCTTtcgtttcttttttttttttttttaatatatgatatattatcacTTTCATTAGATGATGTAATATTACGTTCATTTCTTCGATCTCTATTTTCTCGTTTtgttttatcttttataaaattcgtAGATCTATTTCGATTtccatcattttcattatatatattttttaaggcttttatattttttgttatagaTGCAGTTTCATTTTTAGCTGATTCtatttcactttttttattttcaagtTGAGATTTTAAAACTcgttcttcatttttttcattttctattaATAATTCGAGCAATTCTCTAACAAATATATCGCTCTTTTTGTTCCCTAAAAAggatggaaaaaaaaataatttaaaaatttttgaatCGATTCACCATTATTTTGATGCCtacctttttaatattagcattttatttcttacCTATGAACCCAGTgatgtttattttcaacTTCTTCGAGTCCAAGTATCTATTCTCTTCATAatctaaaatataaaagaaaagtaAATCCTATTTCATAGAACAATAACAGTGTAATAagaacataaaaattaactGATTGATTAGCaattatgtattatatagaGGTGCACATAGATAGTTAGCATAAAGACAAACCTCTTCCATCTTGCTCATCCTTAAGTTGGGATATACAATAATcacataatatatcatcTTCAAATCCTAGTAAATCGATTAACCTTTTTTGTACCCATTTTTCTACtatatcaaaatttattttatttatatttattttatggttATAAATTTCAGGCCATGCTAATTTTTCGATTAActtcttttctttatcaACAAAAAATGGAGTCTGCTCACTACTCGTTCCTTTATAAAATCCACCTCCCTTCATTATATTACCTACGTTTGGTTTTtcttgtttttatttattttttttatattatttattttttttcgttataTACCTTATTGACAGAACTCCGTCACGTGCTATTTTCAGTATCATGCGCCACTTCTTTTCTGCGCTTTATATTTCAGCATTATTCTGAAAAGgcaataaaatttatggtAAGCTATGACAAATTATGGTATGTTATGAGAAATTTGTGCCGATCGTCTGTGTATAATTTCCATTCACAAGTATGCATGCCTTATGATTGACAAAAATGATGTAGAGAACTATTTTAGGAATTGGaaattttatcttttataatCATTAATCAGTGAAAGCCCAAAATAACTTTTATCAAACTGATGAGCCTTTGCTATTTTGGCTACTTTTTTTccgtttaaaaaaataataaataaaatattatcaaaaaaaaaatatatatatatatatatgtacattctttttttgtatagaaaaaaaaggtatatataatatcaaaTGGTGAAggtatgttttttttcaaaaaaatcatatcAGTGCATTATTCGTATGATTTCCATTTTGCATATAGAGAAATAAATAGatttctaaaaatattttatcattattttattatcctaatttttatgtattataatgtaaagggtagaaaaaaacaaaaaaaaacttatattttttttgggcATGCTAAAGGATATTAAGGGGATGGCACCACAAAAGAAAAGTACAATCCAAGGAACAAACACagaataatgaaaaaattgaaaaatatgattccCCGAActttaatatattcaattttttacCAAAAGAAAGCGAACTAACGtgtatacaaaaaaatgtagtGTCAAACAATTTTTGATAGAAAATGTgttctttaaatatataaaacttagaaacaaaaacaaaattagaATGAGCCTGATACATATTATTGAGACT carries:
- a CDS encoding eukaryotic translation initiation factor 3 subunit K, putative, which codes for MDINSIIEEVQAIKVYPHMMFNASKLKVLSDYVDIAFENNEYFDNEVMLTLLRLFCLYPHCYDKSVIKKILVCVLYNINTVDMNIYLSLINPNLYDDNIKGVVYLHDLIKECQFKKLWDCINNKSEENNNYDYSFLQNYNNFTCNIRKYILNSITLSFEKISIKQISEYLNMENAEEIEKLLSENKWIVKKIKNKDGEEQTICINENIENIQNRKNINTYFNDDNITSYINKLNS
- a CDS encoding trafficking protein particle complex subunit 4, putative, producing the protein MYSLYVNNQHGTLVYQKHFSEEIKLNSNEEIRLASMLHGISTISEKINVNSSLNTKNIFKLLEKKGIETIEGNGFKIQCYDTLTGIKIFAVHKDDLNIELGKYLKRVYELYSDIILKNPFYDIDMPIRSETFNEHIDKLFSNIN
- a CDS encoding pre-mRNA splicing factor, putative, with product MKGGGFYKGTSSEQTPFFVDKEKKLIEKLAWPEIYNHKININKINFDIVEKWVQKRLIDLLGFEDDILCDYCISQLKDEQDGRDYEENRYLDSKKLKINITGFIGNKKSDIFVRELLELLIENEKNEERVLKSQLENKKSEIESAKNETASITKNIKALKNIYNENDGNRNRSTNFIKDKTKRENRDRRNERNITSSNESDNISYIKKKKKRNERKSISIQSDSSSLSTYKNKKNYKGPINRHNNKSSDSDGHSSRSSSSESRSSEYKKRKEKRDKYLKYEKNDNDDRRRGHIVRERNDRRERERERRMDSGRYRNRHRVRDRSRDRSRDKHRGLNRHRSRDRSRDRRRGRYRSKSRERNKSSESSSSEENSRSSSNSSDRSDDIKKERKVDNRSNDSNKSDSEGSSNNSYQSSESS